A stretch of Stigmatopora argus isolate UIUO_Sarg chromosome 22, RoL_Sarg_1.0, whole genome shotgun sequence DNA encodes these proteins:
- the LOC144067968 gene encoding G protein-activated inward rectifier potassium channel 3-like isoform X1, whose translation MISTVVCSNGAAIQSGRCDGFDGRIESPARKHLPAPQFQSITDQEEDTQSQIESRRSQTAMSSQQRDPQMSPLETLEVASKPKHLHQGSKLKRFSSRWQSRGSISSGNFTLHTPETANGSKTERKRRKLLGDPQSAHLTAGSRQRYVSKDGKCRVNLGPIEDKRRFISDIFTTLVDLKYRWFLLIFTMCYILTWLAFGWIYFLGAWSRGDIAHMHDQHWRPCYENVDGFLSALLLSLESQRTIGYGYRMVTANCLEGVVLLMAQSIIGSIIDALMVGCMFVKISRPQQRALTLIFSKRCVVCERDDKLCMLFRIGDLRESHMVDAKIRAKLIKSRQTKEGEFIPLEQSELNLGYDTGGDRLLLVEPQTITHVIDQSSPFWEVGARRFKRENFEIIVILEGIVEASGMTCQARTSYTEDEVLWGHRFESCISLEKGAFRVDYSAFDKTFEVQMSKLSEKERRDATQQELGF comes from the exons ATGATCTCCACTGTGGTTTGCAGCAACGGGGCCGCCATTCAAAGTGGACGGTGCGACGGTTTCGACGGAAGGATCGAGAGTCCTGCGAGGAAACACCTGCCAGCACCACAATTTCAATCAATAACTGACCAG GAGGAGGACACCCAGTCGCAGATTGAGAGTCGCCGCAGTCAGACGGCAATGTCCTCCCAGCAGCGTGACCCCCAAATGTCTCCGCTGGAAACATTGGAGGTGGCCTCCAAGCCTAAGCATTTGCACCAAGGCAGCAAactgaaacggttcagttccagGTGGCAATCCAGGGGGTCCATCAGTAGCGGCAACTTTACCCTCCATACACCAGAGACAGCGAACGGCTCAAAGACGGAGAGAAAGCGGCGCAAGCTCTTGGGCGACCCCCAGTCCGCGCACTTGACCGCCGGCAGCCGGCAGCGTTACGTTAGCAAAGACGGCAAGTGCAGGGTCAATTTAGGGCCGATTGAGGACAAAAGGCGCTTCATTTCAGATATTTTCACCACACTGGTGGACCTCAAATACCGCTGGTTCCTTCTCATCTTCACCATGTGCTACATTCTCACGTGGTTGGCCTTTGGCTGGATCTACTTCTTGGGCGCTTGGTCGCGAGGCGATATCGCGCACATGCACGACCAACATTGGCGCCCTTGCTACGAAAACGTGGATGGGTTTCTGTCCGCGCTGCTGCTGTCTTTGGAGAGCCAGAGGACCATTGGCTACGGGTACAGGATGGTGACGGCCAACTGTCTGGAAGGGGTCGTGCTCCTGATGGCGCAGTCCATCATAGGCTCCATCATTGACGCGCTAATGGTGGGCTGCATGTTCGTTAAGATCTCCCGGCCCCAGCAGAGGGCGCTGACCTTAATCTTCAGCAAACGCTGCGTCGTATGCGAGCGGGACGACAAGTTGTGCATGCTCTTCCGTATCGGGGACCTCCGGGAAAGCCACATGGTGGACGCCAAGATCAGGGCGAAGCTCATCAAATCCAGGCAGACTAAGGAGGGCGAGTTCATCCCGTTGGAGCAGTCAGAACTCAACTTGGGCTACGACACGGGCGGCGATCGACTGCTGCTGGTGGAGCCCCAGACCATCACCCATGTCATCGACCAAAGCAGCCCCTTCTGGGAGGTGGGGGCTCGCCGTTTCAAGAGGGAGAATTTCGAGATCATCGTTATCTTGGAGGGGATCGTGGAAGCCTCGG GCATGACCTGCCAGGCCAGGACGTCCTACACGGAGGACGAGGTCCTGTGGGGACACCGCTTTGAGTCGTGCATATCGTTGGAGAAAGGCGCCTTCCGCGTGGACTACAGCGCTTTCGACAAAACCTTTGAGGTTCAAATGTCAAAATTGAGTGAAAAAGAACGAAGAGATGCAACCCAACAAGAACTTGGATTTTAG
- the LOC144067968 gene encoding G protein-activated inward rectifier potassium channel 3-like isoform X2 yields the protein MISTVVCSNGAAIQSGRCDGFDGRIESPARKHLPAPQFQSITDQEDTQSQIESRRSQTAMSSQQRDPQMSPLETLEVASKPKHLHQGSKLKRFSSRWQSRGSISSGNFTLHTPETANGSKTERKRRKLLGDPQSAHLTAGSRQRYVSKDGKCRVNLGPIEDKRRFISDIFTTLVDLKYRWFLLIFTMCYILTWLAFGWIYFLGAWSRGDIAHMHDQHWRPCYENVDGFLSALLLSLESQRTIGYGYRMVTANCLEGVVLLMAQSIIGSIIDALMVGCMFVKISRPQQRALTLIFSKRCVVCERDDKLCMLFRIGDLRESHMVDAKIRAKLIKSRQTKEGEFIPLEQSELNLGYDTGGDRLLLVEPQTITHVIDQSSPFWEVGARRFKRENFEIIVILEGIVEASGMTCQARTSYTEDEVLWGHRFESCISLEKGAFRVDYSAFDKTFEVQMSKLSEKERRDATQQELGF from the exons ATGATCTCCACTGTGGTTTGCAGCAACGGGGCCGCCATTCAAAGTGGACGGTGCGACGGTTTCGACGGAAGGATCGAGAGTCCTGCGAGGAAACACCTGCCAGCACCACAATTTCAATCAATAACTGACCAG GAGGACACCCAGTCGCAGATTGAGAGTCGCCGCAGTCAGACGGCAATGTCCTCCCAGCAGCGTGACCCCCAAATGTCTCCGCTGGAAACATTGGAGGTGGCCTCCAAGCCTAAGCATTTGCACCAAGGCAGCAAactgaaacggttcagttccagGTGGCAATCCAGGGGGTCCATCAGTAGCGGCAACTTTACCCTCCATACACCAGAGACAGCGAACGGCTCAAAGACGGAGAGAAAGCGGCGCAAGCTCTTGGGCGACCCCCAGTCCGCGCACTTGACCGCCGGCAGCCGGCAGCGTTACGTTAGCAAAGACGGCAAGTGCAGGGTCAATTTAGGGCCGATTGAGGACAAAAGGCGCTTCATTTCAGATATTTTCACCACACTGGTGGACCTCAAATACCGCTGGTTCCTTCTCATCTTCACCATGTGCTACATTCTCACGTGGTTGGCCTTTGGCTGGATCTACTTCTTGGGCGCTTGGTCGCGAGGCGATATCGCGCACATGCACGACCAACATTGGCGCCCTTGCTACGAAAACGTGGATGGGTTTCTGTCCGCGCTGCTGCTGTCTTTGGAGAGCCAGAGGACCATTGGCTACGGGTACAGGATGGTGACGGCCAACTGTCTGGAAGGGGTCGTGCTCCTGATGGCGCAGTCCATCATAGGCTCCATCATTGACGCGCTAATGGTGGGCTGCATGTTCGTTAAGATCTCCCGGCCCCAGCAGAGGGCGCTGACCTTAATCTTCAGCAAACGCTGCGTCGTATGCGAGCGGGACGACAAGTTGTGCATGCTCTTCCGTATCGGGGACCTCCGGGAAAGCCACATGGTGGACGCCAAGATCAGGGCGAAGCTCATCAAATCCAGGCAGACTAAGGAGGGCGAGTTCATCCCGTTGGAGCAGTCAGAACTCAACTTGGGCTACGACACGGGCGGCGATCGACTGCTGCTGGTGGAGCCCCAGACCATCACCCATGTCATCGACCAAAGCAGCCCCTTCTGGGAGGTGGGGGCTCGCCGTTTCAAGAGGGAGAATTTCGAGATCATCGTTATCTTGGAGGGGATCGTGGAAGCCTCGG GCATGACCTGCCAGGCCAGGACGTCCTACACGGAGGACGAGGTCCTGTGGGGACACCGCTTTGAGTCGTGCATATCGTTGGAGAAAGGCGCCTTCCGCGTGGACTACAGCGCTTTCGACAAAACCTTTGAGGTTCAAATGTCAAAATTGAGTGAAAAAGAACGAAGAGATGCAACCCAACAAGAACTTGGATTTTAG